Proteins co-encoded in one Dasypus novemcinctus isolate mDasNov1 chromosome 18, mDasNov1.1.hap2, whole genome shotgun sequence genomic window:
- the BCAT2 gene encoding branched-chain-amino-acid aminotransferase, mitochondrial isoform X5 has product MAAGALGQLWARKLLPVPWFLCRPRRCASSSFKAADLQLEMTQEPHKKPDPSETLAFGKTFTDHMLMVEWTAQTGWGRPRIKPFQNLTLHPASSSLHYSLQLFEGLKAYKGGDQQVRLFRPWLNMERMLRSAQRLCLPAFDKAELLECIRRLIEVDRDWVPQGAGTSLYVRPVLLGNESSLGVNRASQALLYVILCPVGAYFPGDAMTPVSLLADPAFIRAWVGGVGDCKLGGNYGPTVLVQLEAQKKGCEQVLWLYGPDHQLTEVGTMNIFVYWTHEDGELELVTPPLDGVILPGIVRKSLLDLARSWGEFRVAERTITMKELLRGLEAGRVREVFGSGTACQVCPVHRILYQGQQLRIPTMENGPELILRFQRELKAIQYGTGAHEWILRV; this is encoded by the exons CTCTGGGCGCGGAAACTTCTCCCTGTCCCTTGGTTTCTGTGCCGTCCCAGAAGATGTGCCTCCTCCAGTTTCAAG GCGGCAGACCTGCAGCTGGAAATGACGCAGGAGCCTCACAAGAAGCCTGACCCCAGCGAGACCCTGGCGTTTGGGAAGACATTCACTGACCACATGCTGATGGTGGAGTGGACGGCGCAGACGGGCTGGGGCCGGCCCCGCATCAAGCCCTTCCAGAACCTGACGCTGCACCCGGCCTCCTCCAGCCTGCACTACTCCCTGCAG CTCTTCGAGGGCCTGAAGGCCTACAAAGGCGGCGACCAGCAGGTGCGCCTCTTCCGGCCGTGGCTCAACATGGAACGGATGCTGCGCTCGGCCCAGCGCCTGTGCCTGCCG GCTTTCGACAAGGCCGAGCTGCTCGAGTGCATCCGCCGGCTCATCGAGGTGGACAGGGACTGGGTGCCGCAGGGCGCGGGCACCAGCCTCTACGTGCGGCCTGTGCTCCTGGGCAACGAG TCCTCGCTGGGAGTCAACCGAGCCTCGCAAGCGCTCCTGTACGTCATCCTCTGTCCCGTGGGCGCGTACTTCCCTGGTGACGCCATGACCCCCGTGTCCCTCCTGGCCGACCCAGCGTTCATCcgggcctgggtggggggggtCGGCGACTGCAAGCTGGGGGG GAATTACGGGCCCACGGTGCTCGTGCAGCTGGAGGCGCAGAAGAAGGGCTGCGAGCAGGTGCTCTGGCTGTACGGGCCGGACCACCAGCTGACTGAGGTGGGCACCATGAACATTTTCGTCTACTGGACCCACGAGGACGGGG AGCTGGAGCTGGTGACCCCCCCTCTGGACGGCGTCATCCTGCCGGGAATCGTGAGGAAGAGTCTCCTGGACCTGGCGCGGTCCTGG GGCGAGTTCCGCGTGGCCGAGCGCACGATCACCATGAAGGAGCTGCTGCGGGGGCTGGAGGCGGGGCGGGTGCGGGAAGTCTTCGGCTCGGGCACCGCCTGCCAGGTGTGCCCCGTGCACCGCATCCTGTACCAAGGCCAG CAACTGCGGATCCCCACCATGGAAAATGGGCCGGAGCTGATTCTGCGCTTCCAGAGGGAGCTGAAGGCCATCCAG TACGGCACAGGCGCCCACGAGTGGATTCTCCGGGTGTGA
- the BCAT2 gene encoding branched-chain-amino-acid aminotransferase, mitochondrial isoform X1: protein MAAGALGQLWARKLLPVPWFLCRPRRCASSSFKAADLQLEMTQEPHKKPDPSETLAFGKTFTDHMLMVEWTAQTGWGRPRIKPFQNLTLHPASSSLHYSLQLFEGLKAYKGGDQQVRLFRPWLNMERMLRSAQRLCLPAFDKAELLECIRRLIEVDRDWVPQGAGTSLYVRPVLLGNESSLGVNRASQALLYVILCPVGAYFPGDAMTPVSLLADPAFIRAWVGGVGDCKLGGNYGPTVLVQLEAQKKGCEQVLWLYGPDHQLTEVGTMNIFVYWTHEDGELELVTPPLDGVILPGIVRKSLLDLARSWGEFRVAERTITMKELLRGLEAGRVREVFGSGTACQVCPVHRILYQGQQLRIPTMENGPELILRFQRELKAIQFAVTGYSPCWRETLGNTGQTAVCSLCLGTKIPVGREQQLIYCLTLLFSRSAMLRAAAAVLCPCCPHTAGGRAQR, encoded by the exons CTCTGGGCGCGGAAACTTCTCCCTGTCCCTTGGTTTCTGTGCCGTCCCAGAAGATGTGCCTCCTCCAGTTTCAAG GCGGCAGACCTGCAGCTGGAAATGACGCAGGAGCCTCACAAGAAGCCTGACCCCAGCGAGACCCTGGCGTTTGGGAAGACATTCACTGACCACATGCTGATGGTGGAGTGGACGGCGCAGACGGGCTGGGGCCGGCCCCGCATCAAGCCCTTCCAGAACCTGACGCTGCACCCGGCCTCCTCCAGCCTGCACTACTCCCTGCAG CTCTTCGAGGGCCTGAAGGCCTACAAAGGCGGCGACCAGCAGGTGCGCCTCTTCCGGCCGTGGCTCAACATGGAACGGATGCTGCGCTCGGCCCAGCGCCTGTGCCTGCCG GCTTTCGACAAGGCCGAGCTGCTCGAGTGCATCCGCCGGCTCATCGAGGTGGACAGGGACTGGGTGCCGCAGGGCGCGGGCACCAGCCTCTACGTGCGGCCTGTGCTCCTGGGCAACGAG TCCTCGCTGGGAGTCAACCGAGCCTCGCAAGCGCTCCTGTACGTCATCCTCTGTCCCGTGGGCGCGTACTTCCCTGGTGACGCCATGACCCCCGTGTCCCTCCTGGCCGACCCAGCGTTCATCcgggcctgggtggggggggtCGGCGACTGCAAGCTGGGGGG GAATTACGGGCCCACGGTGCTCGTGCAGCTGGAGGCGCAGAAGAAGGGCTGCGAGCAGGTGCTCTGGCTGTACGGGCCGGACCACCAGCTGACTGAGGTGGGCACCATGAACATTTTCGTCTACTGGACCCACGAGGACGGGG AGCTGGAGCTGGTGACCCCCCCTCTGGACGGCGTCATCCTGCCGGGAATCGTGAGGAAGAGTCTCCTGGACCTGGCGCGGTCCTGG GGCGAGTTCCGCGTGGCCGAGCGCACGATCACCATGAAGGAGCTGCTGCGGGGGCTGGAGGCGGGGCGGGTGCGGGAAGTCTTCGGCTCGGGCACCGCCTGCCAGGTGTGCCCCGTGCACCGCATCCTGTACCAAGGCCAG CAACTGCGGATCCCCACCATGGAAAATGGGCCGGAGCTGATTCTGCGCTTCCAGAGGGAGCTGAAGGCCATCCAG TTTGCTGTGACAGGCTACAGCCCCTGCTGGAGGGAGACCCTGGGGAATACTGGGCAGACCGCTGTGTGTAGCCTTTGTCTTGGGACAAAAATTCCAGTTGGTCGGGAGCAGCAACTAATCTATTGCCTCACCCTCTTGTTCTCAAG GAGTGCGATGCTCAGAGCTGCTGCAGCTGTTTTGTGCCCATGTTGTCCACACACAGCAGGTGGCAGAGCACAGAGATGA
- the BCAT2 gene encoding branched-chain-amino-acid aminotransferase, mitochondrial isoform X4: protein MAAGALGQLWARKLLPVPWFLCRPRRCASSSFKAADLQLEMTQEPHKKPDPSETLAFGKTFTDHMLMVEWTAQTGWGRPRIKPFQNLTLHPASSSLHYSLQLFEGLKAYKGGDQQVRLFRPWLNMERMLRSAQRLCLPAFDKAELLECIRRLIEVDRDWVPQGAGTSLYVRPVLLGNESSLGVNRASQALLNYGPTVLVQLEAQKKGCEQVLWLYGPDHQLTEVGTMNIFVYWTHEDGELELVTPPLDGVILPGIVRKSLLDLARSWGEFRVAERTITMKELLRGLEAGRVREVFGSGTACQVCPVHRILYQGQQLRIPTMENGPELILRFQRELKAIQFAVTGYSPCWRETLGNTGQTAVCSLCLGTKIPVGREQQLIYCLTLLFSRSAMLRAAAAVLCPCCPHTAGGRAQR, encoded by the exons CTCTGGGCGCGGAAACTTCTCCCTGTCCCTTGGTTTCTGTGCCGTCCCAGAAGATGTGCCTCCTCCAGTTTCAAG GCGGCAGACCTGCAGCTGGAAATGACGCAGGAGCCTCACAAGAAGCCTGACCCCAGCGAGACCCTGGCGTTTGGGAAGACATTCACTGACCACATGCTGATGGTGGAGTGGACGGCGCAGACGGGCTGGGGCCGGCCCCGCATCAAGCCCTTCCAGAACCTGACGCTGCACCCGGCCTCCTCCAGCCTGCACTACTCCCTGCAG CTCTTCGAGGGCCTGAAGGCCTACAAAGGCGGCGACCAGCAGGTGCGCCTCTTCCGGCCGTGGCTCAACATGGAACGGATGCTGCGCTCGGCCCAGCGCCTGTGCCTGCCG GCTTTCGACAAGGCCGAGCTGCTCGAGTGCATCCGCCGGCTCATCGAGGTGGACAGGGACTGGGTGCCGCAGGGCGCGGGCACCAGCCTCTACGTGCGGCCTGTGCTCCTGGGCAACGAG TCCTCGCTGGGAGTCAACCGAGCCTCGCAAGCGCTCCT GAATTACGGGCCCACGGTGCTCGTGCAGCTGGAGGCGCAGAAGAAGGGCTGCGAGCAGGTGCTCTGGCTGTACGGGCCGGACCACCAGCTGACTGAGGTGGGCACCATGAACATTTTCGTCTACTGGACCCACGAGGACGGGG AGCTGGAGCTGGTGACCCCCCCTCTGGACGGCGTCATCCTGCCGGGAATCGTGAGGAAGAGTCTCCTGGACCTGGCGCGGTCCTGG GGCGAGTTCCGCGTGGCCGAGCGCACGATCACCATGAAGGAGCTGCTGCGGGGGCTGGAGGCGGGGCGGGTGCGGGAAGTCTTCGGCTCGGGCACCGCCTGCCAGGTGTGCCCCGTGCACCGCATCCTGTACCAAGGCCAG CAACTGCGGATCCCCACCATGGAAAATGGGCCGGAGCTGATTCTGCGCTTCCAGAGGGAGCTGAAGGCCATCCAG TTTGCTGTGACAGGCTACAGCCCCTGCTGGAGGGAGACCCTGGGGAATACTGGGCAGACCGCTGTGTGTAGCCTTTGTCTTGGGACAAAAATTCCAGTTGGTCGGGAGCAGCAACTAATCTATTGCCTCACCCTCTTGTTCTCAAG GAGTGCGATGCTCAGAGCTGCTGCAGCTGTTTTGTGCCCATGTTGTCCACACACAGCAGGTGGCAGAGCACAGAGATGA
- the BCAT2 gene encoding branched-chain-amino-acid aminotransferase, mitochondrial isoform X2: MAAGALGQLWARKLLPVPWFLCRPRRCASSSFKAADLQLEMTQEPHKKPDPSETLAFGKTFTDHMLMVEWTAQTGWGRPRIKPFQNLTLHPASSSLHYSLQLFEGLKAYKGGDQQVRLFRPWLNMERMLRSAQRLCLPAFDKAELLECIRRLIEVDRDWVPQGAGTSLYVRPVLLGNESSLGVNRASQALLYVILCPVGAYFPGDAMTPVSLLADPAFIRAWVGGVGDCKLGGNYGPTVLVQLEAQKKGCEQVLWLYGPDHQLTEVGTMNIFVYWTHEDGELELVTPPLDGVILPGIVRKSLLDLARSWGEFRVAERTITMKELLRGLEAGRVREVFGSGTACQVCPVHRILYQGQQLRIPTMENGPELILRFQRELKAIQFAVTGYSPCWRETLGNTGQTAVCSLCLGTKIPVGREQQLIYCLTLLFSRQVLGT, encoded by the exons CTCTGGGCGCGGAAACTTCTCCCTGTCCCTTGGTTTCTGTGCCGTCCCAGAAGATGTGCCTCCTCCAGTTTCAAG GCGGCAGACCTGCAGCTGGAAATGACGCAGGAGCCTCACAAGAAGCCTGACCCCAGCGAGACCCTGGCGTTTGGGAAGACATTCACTGACCACATGCTGATGGTGGAGTGGACGGCGCAGACGGGCTGGGGCCGGCCCCGCATCAAGCCCTTCCAGAACCTGACGCTGCACCCGGCCTCCTCCAGCCTGCACTACTCCCTGCAG CTCTTCGAGGGCCTGAAGGCCTACAAAGGCGGCGACCAGCAGGTGCGCCTCTTCCGGCCGTGGCTCAACATGGAACGGATGCTGCGCTCGGCCCAGCGCCTGTGCCTGCCG GCTTTCGACAAGGCCGAGCTGCTCGAGTGCATCCGCCGGCTCATCGAGGTGGACAGGGACTGGGTGCCGCAGGGCGCGGGCACCAGCCTCTACGTGCGGCCTGTGCTCCTGGGCAACGAG TCCTCGCTGGGAGTCAACCGAGCCTCGCAAGCGCTCCTGTACGTCATCCTCTGTCCCGTGGGCGCGTACTTCCCTGGTGACGCCATGACCCCCGTGTCCCTCCTGGCCGACCCAGCGTTCATCcgggcctgggtggggggggtCGGCGACTGCAAGCTGGGGGG GAATTACGGGCCCACGGTGCTCGTGCAGCTGGAGGCGCAGAAGAAGGGCTGCGAGCAGGTGCTCTGGCTGTACGGGCCGGACCACCAGCTGACTGAGGTGGGCACCATGAACATTTTCGTCTACTGGACCCACGAGGACGGGG AGCTGGAGCTGGTGACCCCCCCTCTGGACGGCGTCATCCTGCCGGGAATCGTGAGGAAGAGTCTCCTGGACCTGGCGCGGTCCTGG GGCGAGTTCCGCGTGGCCGAGCGCACGATCACCATGAAGGAGCTGCTGCGGGGGCTGGAGGCGGGGCGGGTGCGGGAAGTCTTCGGCTCGGGCACCGCCTGCCAGGTGTGCCCCGTGCACCGCATCCTGTACCAAGGCCAG CAACTGCGGATCCCCACCATGGAAAATGGGCCGGAGCTGATTCTGCGCTTCCAGAGGGAGCTGAAGGCCATCCAG TTTGCTGTGACAGGCTACAGCCCCTGCTGGAGGGAGACCCTGGGGAATACTGGGCAGACCGCTGTGTGTAGCCTTTGTCTTGGGACAAAAATTCCAGTTGGTCGGGAGCAGCAACTAATCTATTGCCTCACCCTCTTGTTCTCAAGGCAAGTTCTTGGGACCTAG
- the BCAT2 gene encoding branched-chain-amino-acid aminotransferase, mitochondrial isoform X3 produces the protein MAAGALGQLWARKLLPVPWFLCRPRRCASSSFKAADLQLEMTQEPHKKPDPSETLAFGKTFTDHMLMVEWTAQTGWGRPRIKPFQNLTLHPASSSLHYSLQLFEGLKAYKGGDQQVRLFRPWLNMERMLRSAQRLCLPAFDKAELLECIRRLIEVDRDWVPQGAGTSLYVRPVLLGNESSLGVNRASQALLYVILCPVGAYFPGDAMTPVSLLADPAFIRAWVGGVGDCKLGGNYGPTVLVQLEAQKKGCEQVLWLYGPDHQLTEVGTMNIFVYWTHEDGELELVTPPLDGVILPGIVRKSLLDLARSWGEFRVAERTITMKELLRGLEAGRVREVFGSGTACQVCPVHRILYQGQQLRIPTMENGPELILRFQRELKAIQATAPAGGRPWGILGRPLCVAFVLGQKFQLVGSSN, from the exons CTCTGGGCGCGGAAACTTCTCCCTGTCCCTTGGTTTCTGTGCCGTCCCAGAAGATGTGCCTCCTCCAGTTTCAAG GCGGCAGACCTGCAGCTGGAAATGACGCAGGAGCCTCACAAGAAGCCTGACCCCAGCGAGACCCTGGCGTTTGGGAAGACATTCACTGACCACATGCTGATGGTGGAGTGGACGGCGCAGACGGGCTGGGGCCGGCCCCGCATCAAGCCCTTCCAGAACCTGACGCTGCACCCGGCCTCCTCCAGCCTGCACTACTCCCTGCAG CTCTTCGAGGGCCTGAAGGCCTACAAAGGCGGCGACCAGCAGGTGCGCCTCTTCCGGCCGTGGCTCAACATGGAACGGATGCTGCGCTCGGCCCAGCGCCTGTGCCTGCCG GCTTTCGACAAGGCCGAGCTGCTCGAGTGCATCCGCCGGCTCATCGAGGTGGACAGGGACTGGGTGCCGCAGGGCGCGGGCACCAGCCTCTACGTGCGGCCTGTGCTCCTGGGCAACGAG TCCTCGCTGGGAGTCAACCGAGCCTCGCAAGCGCTCCTGTACGTCATCCTCTGTCCCGTGGGCGCGTACTTCCCTGGTGACGCCATGACCCCCGTGTCCCTCCTGGCCGACCCAGCGTTCATCcgggcctgggtggggggggtCGGCGACTGCAAGCTGGGGGG GAATTACGGGCCCACGGTGCTCGTGCAGCTGGAGGCGCAGAAGAAGGGCTGCGAGCAGGTGCTCTGGCTGTACGGGCCGGACCACCAGCTGACTGAGGTGGGCACCATGAACATTTTCGTCTACTGGACCCACGAGGACGGGG AGCTGGAGCTGGTGACCCCCCCTCTGGACGGCGTCATCCTGCCGGGAATCGTGAGGAAGAGTCTCCTGGACCTGGCGCGGTCCTGG GGCGAGTTCCGCGTGGCCGAGCGCACGATCACCATGAAGGAGCTGCTGCGGGGGCTGGAGGCGGGGCGGGTGCGGGAAGTCTTCGGCTCGGGCACCGCCTGCCAGGTGTGCCCCGTGCACCGCATCCTGTACCAAGGCCAG CAACTGCGGATCCCCACCATGGAAAATGGGCCGGAGCTGATTCTGCGCTTCCAGAGGGAGCTGAAGGCCATCCAG GCTACAGCCCCTGCTGGAGGGAGACCCTGGGGAATACTGGGCAGACCGCTGTGTGTAGCCTTTGTCTTGGGACAAAAATTCCAGTTGGTCGGGAGCAGCAACTAA